The Sulfurihydrogenibium sp. genomic sequence TGTTTTTAGACGAAATTGGTGACCTTTCTTTAACTTCCCAAGCAAAGTTATTAGTTTTTGTAGATACGAAAGAATTTGAAAGACTTGGTTCAAGCAAACCAAGAAAATCTGATGTAAGAATAATTTCTGCTACCAACAAAGATTTGGTTAAAGAGATTCAGAATAAAAATTTTAGAAGTGATTTATTTTATAGATTGTGCGTGGTTAGAATAGAAATTCCACCTCTAAGGGAGAGAAAAGAAGATATTCCTTTGATAGTAAACAGTATTTTAGCTAAGAAAAACAAGAGAATTACGCAACGAGCTATGGATGTGATAGTTTCAAAAGATTGGTATGGTAATGTTAGAGAACTTAGAGCTTTTTTAGAAGCAGTTAGCATTTTCACAGCCAACAAAGAAATTATAGACGTGGAAGACCTAAACTCTGAATTTGTTCATTTTTCAGAGGAAGGAAATATAGAAATTTCAGAAGAGGTTCTTTTTAATGAAGAAAAAAGGATAGTAGAAGCATTAAAGAAATCAAAAGGAAATAAACGCAAAGCTGCTAAGCTTCTTGGAATCAGTCCTGCTACCTTGTGGAGGAAAATAAAACAATATAAGATTGAAATATAAGAATTTAAGAATGTTTCAAATCTTTTTAAAGTGAGAAGTAAAAGGTAGAAATAATGGTGTTGATTTTTGCAAGCCATTGACGTGTTTTAAAAATGCTATAATAATAAAATCATAAAAACATAAGGAAATATGGCAAAAATGAAAAAACTTTTCAAAAATCCTGTTTTTATTATTGTTCTTCTTACTTCTTTGATGGGATTGCCATTTATAGCGTTTTTGCTTGATAAATACTTATTACATATGTCAAATCCATTGCTTTTCTTGGCAGAAATTAGCATAATAGCTCTTGGTACTACATCTGCAATAATAATATTATTATTTTTCTTTAAATAGGAGGTTTATGATGAAAAAAATTTTAATTTTAGGATTTGGCAGTATATTTTTATTTTCCTGTGCGTCTGAAGATAAAATAACTATATTACAGAGAGAATTACTAAATTTAAGACAAGAAGTAAATGAATTAAAAGATAGGACTAATGACAACACAGAAAATATAAAAAACATCAATGCTCGCTTAGATAAACTTTCTCAAAAAGTTGCAGAAAATTCAGCAGATATAGAAAAATTGAAAATGACAAGACAAGCACCTATACCTTCACCGACTTCGCAAACCCCACCACAACCGCAGGAAATCAAGAGAGAAGGAAAAGAAGAAGTTACTGTTCCACAAAATGATAAGCAATTGTATCAATATGCTTTAGACTTGTATTTTAAAGGAAATATAGAAGAATCAAGAAAAGCTTTTACAGAGTTTCTTAAGAAATATTCTGATTCTGACCT encodes the following:
- a CDS encoding sigma-54 dependent transcriptional regulator → MNYIDELYLIITDENLKIKRISESLLELLGYEHFDLIDENLNKFTDRNIKEFLDQKEFVIFLKSKRGIQFKGYFKTTVLYDYFNNPKGYLFQFLETKDEKIDEDFMVFNTQNIKMKKILERASLVAQSDVSVLISGETGTGKSKLAKWIHLNSVRSRNNFVSVNCSAIPDTLFESEFFGYEKGAFTGAVSSKPGKVELADGGTLFLDEIGDLSLTSQAKLLVFVDTKEFERLGSSKPRKSDVRIISATNKDLVKEIQNKNFRSDLFYRLCVVRIEIPPLRERKEDIPLIVNSILAKKNKRITQRAMDVIVSKDWYGNVRELRAFLEAVSIFTANKEIIDVEDLNSEFVHFSEEGNIEISEEVLFNEEKRIVEALKKSKGNKRKAAKLLGISPATLWRKIKQYKIEI
- the ybgF gene encoding tol-pal system protein YbgF, whose product is MKKILILGFGSIFLFSCASEDKITILQRELLNLRQEVNELKDRTNDNTENIKNINARLDKLSQKVAENSADIEKLKMTRQAPIPSPTSQTPPQPQEIKREGKEEVTVPQNDKQLYQYALDLYFKGNIEESRKAFTEFLKKYSDSDLYGNAIFWAGQTFYAEKKYKDAIDIWEIFLKKCDEGKIKKCNKYPDAMLKLGYSYIELGNVEKGKQYLQDLINKYPDSEPASFAKKKLEVLK